TACCAGCGCCAGACCGATCATTGTCACCACAAGCCCAGTGACCAATGGGGGAAGGGCGAACCGGATTTTGCCGATAAACAGGCCAAGGAAGGCATGAAAAATGCCGCCAACCAGAACGCCGCCCATCAGCACCGCAACAGCGTCAACGCCTTTGCCTGCCACCAGGGGAATCATGATCGGGATAAAGGCGAAGGATGTGCCTTGCACGATTGGCAGTTTAGCCCCCACTGGGCCTATGCCGATCGTTTGGATCAGGGTCGCAACCCCTGCAAAGAACATCGACATCTGGATCATGTAGATCATTTGCGGGAAGTCCGGAGAGTTAGAGCCGAAGCCGAACCCCGCCGCACCGCAGATGATAATGGCGGGCGTTACGTTCGAGACGAACATGGCCAGCACGTGTTGAATTCCAAGAGGGATGGCTTTGGCCAATCCCGGCGTATAGTTTGGATCGCGCAGCTGCTCTGCGGTCCCTAGTGAAGTATCAGCCATTACGTTCTCCCCGTTCGACTGTTGATTTGACCACACGGCGCCGTGTGGCCTTTCTTTGGCGCGTTAGCCGCGCTCTATCATGACTGGAGTTTCCAGCCTGAATTCCTCTAGATTTGCGCCATCGCCGATACGGTCGACGACAGCGAATAGCCCAGGCGCGTGCAGTGGCGTCAGAACCCCATGCCACGTGCCTTTGTGAAAGTTGATTGCTTGTCCCGCAGCGGTCAAAAATGCCGCAATCTCGCCAGGCCGATTGCCCAAGTCTTGGGCGACAATGACCAAAAACGGCTCAAAACTCATCGGAATGAAGGCCTGAGACCCCAGCGGGTGACGCTCGAGCAGCGTCAATTCATACGGCAGCGCACGCGGTTGAGCCTGAAAGACGCTGATCCCCGCGCGACCATCTTCGAAATCCAGCGTCGCACGATCATGGAAGCGCCCACATAGGCCTTCGTTGATCATCTTGTCCGGGGTACCCGCGCAATCAAGCACATCGCCGTAGGGCGCAAAGGCATCCGCCGTCAGAGGTTGCGTGCGGATTACCATGGCAGCTTCGCGTGACGGTTGACGTCTTTGTAAAGCAGATAGCGGAACGGCGCGTCCCCCGTGGCGCGGCAGGCCTGCGGGCAGAACGCACGCAGCCACATGAAGTCCCCCGGACCGACAGACACCCAGTCGCGGTTCAGCAGATATTCAGCCGTGCCTTCAAGAACATAAAGCCCGTGTTCCATCACATGCGTTTCCTCGAAGGGGATCAGTCCCCCCGGTTGGAATGTAACGATGTTGACATGCATATCGTGCCGTAAATCGGTCGGCTCCACAAAGCGCGTGGTGGCCCAAGCGCCATGTGTGTCAGGCATCGCGATCGGGGCGTTTTCCGCATCTGATGTCACGAAAGCTTCTGGGGCAAGTAGGCCTTCGACCGCCTCGTAGCGTTTGCGCACCCAATGAAAGGTGGCTTTCGCGTCACTGCGGTTGTGCAGGGTCCAGCCTTGTCCGGCGGGCAGATAGGCATAGCCGCCTTCTTGCAGCACATGGGTGCCCGCGCTGTTGGACAGGTCCAATTGTCCTTCCACGACAAACAGCACCGCTTCCGCCTCGGGGTTGTTTTCCGGCCGGTCAGAGCCGCCGCCAGCCGCGACTTCCACTATGTATTGAGAGAATGTTTCGGCGAAGCCCGAAAGGGGGCGTGCGATGATCCAAGCGCGCGTGCCAGACCAATTCGGAATGAAGCTCGTCACGATATCGCGCATCACACCAGCGGGCAGGAAGGCATAGGCTTCGGTGAAAACCGCTGTGCCAGTCAGCTTGTCCGATTGCGCTGGTAACCCTGCGGGCGGAAGTGCGTAGCTCATGGCAGGATTTCCTTCAGGCGCAGCTGCGCGATCCGTTCGACCTGACGACAGGCCTCGTCGAATTCGACTTGGCTGTCATTGTGGATGCGGCGCTGAAAGGCTTCCAGAATGCTGAGCTTCGTATTGTCGCGTACGGCTATAATGAAGGGAAATCCGTGCTTTGCGACATATTCCTCATTTAAATCAGTAAACGCTTGGCGTTCCTCATCTGTCAGGGCATCCAAGCCTGCGCTGGCTTGCTCGGACGTGCTTTCGGCCGTCAGTCGCTTGGCTGCGGCCAGCTTGCCGGCAAGATCAGGGTGTGCATCCAGAACCTCTAGCCGTTCCGTCGAACTTGCCGCGCGGAACATCCGGGCCATTGCGTTCCAAAGCCCTTCGGCCGTGTCATGCGCGGGGCCCAGCTCAAGGTTCCAAGCCCGCTCCGCGACCCAAGGTGAATGCTCGAAGATGCTACCGTAAGTATCTATAAATGTTTGCTTATCCATCAGCGTCGGGCGCGTCTTCGGGGCCGCAGGGTGTTCTGCCAACCAATGCTGCGCAATCTGCTGGCGGGTGGCAAACCAAACGCCATCATGGCCGCGCACATAGTCAAGGAACCGCTTCAGCGCCTGCACCCGACCCGGACGCCCGATCAGTCGGCAATGCAACCCGATGGACAACATCTTGGGGGCCCCATCGCAGCCTTCCTCATAAAGCGCATCAAAGCTGTCGCGCAAATAGGCCTCGAACTGGTCGCCCGAGTTGAACCCTTGCGGCGTGGCAAAGCGCATGTCGTTGCAATCCAGCGTGTAAGGCACCACCAACTGGTCACGCCCGTCAAAGCGCACGTAATAAGGCAAATCGTCCGCGTAGCTGTCGGCGACATAGTCGAAGCCCCCGTGTTCTGCCACCAGCCTCACTGTGTTGGCCGAACAACGTCCCGTATACCACCCGCGCGGGGCTTCACCGACGACCTGCGTGTGGAGCTTGACAGCGGCTTCAAGATCAGCGCGCTCATCCTCGGGCGAAGCATCCTTGTACTCGACCCATTTCAACCCGTGAGACGCAATTTCCCAACCCGCGCCCTTCATCGCGGCCACCTGTTCAGGGGACCGGGCGAGGGCGGTCGCAACACCATAGACGGTGATTGGTAAATCCTTCAGAAGTCGGTGGAGCCTCCAGAATCCGGCGCGGGCTCCATATTCGTAAATTGATTCCATGTTCCAGTGACGCTGTCCGGGCCAATGGGCGGCACCGACGATCTCGGACAGGAAGGCTTCGGAGGCCGCGTCGCCATGCAGCACGCAATTCTCGCCACCTTCTTCATAATTAAGGACAATTTGAACGGCGATCTTCGCACCGTTTGGCCAATTGGCGTTCGGTGGCTGGGCTCCGTGGCCGTGCAGATCACGCGGATAACGATTCATGGCAGATCTCCCTCGTTTTATCGCTACATCATTTAAATGCGCACGTATTTCAAAAATTATTTGAAAGAGTTTTCCGGAGCGCGACCTAGCATTTATTTCGCTATTGCCCGACCTTGAGTTAACCTGACCGATATTGAGGAGATCGCAGATGCTCGGCTACCTAACGACCCATGTGCTCGATACCGCGCTCGGCAGTCCTGCGGCGGGACTGGAAATCATGCTTTATCGCGTTTCAGGCAACAGCCATCGCAAGATTGCAACGATGGTGACAAATGCAGACGGGCGCACCGATAGCCCGATCCTCCCTGAAAAGGATTTCAAAACGGGCACCTATGAATTGGTCTTCAAAGTAGGGGCCTATCTCGATGCGTGCGGCACGCCGCCGGAAGACCCGCGCTTTCTGGACGAGGTACCGATCCGGTTCGGGATGTCCGAGCAAAGCCACTATCACGTTCCGTTGTTGGTCAGCCCGTTTGGATATTCGACCTATCGCGGCAGCTAGAACTTGCTCTGGCAGGGCGGAGTGTGCTGTCATGAGCCATGACACAGCTTACTGAGCCCGCAGCTTCACCTCGACCCGAAATTGGAACCGTTACGTTTTGGGAATTGCTTCGCGCATTGCGCGAGGGATGGCGCGACTTTACCCGTGCGCCGGCCTATGGGCTGTTCTTTTCCGCCTTCTATGTTCTGTGCGGCGCAGGTTTGGTTTATTGGGGCGCGGGGACGTTTACGTGGACGCTTGTGCTGGCCTTGGGCTTTCCCATCGTGGCCCCGTTCGCCGCAGTCGGCCTCTATGAGGTGAGCCGCCGCCTTGAGGCGGAAGAGCCCCTGACATGGTCGTCTGTCCTGTCGGTCGTTTGGGCCGAACGCGGGAGGCAACTCCCTTGGATTGGCGCGCTACTGGTACTCATTTTCCTGTTCTGGAGCTTCTTTGCACATATGTCGCTTGCGCTGTTCTTGGGGAATATGCAGCTGATCAACATTACAACGTCGTGGGAGGTTTTCCAGTCACCTACGGGCATCGCGCTAATCGCCTTTCAGATCTTTGTAGGCGGGGTTGTCGCTTTGATGACCTATACGATCACGGTGGTCTCCATGCCGCTGCTGCTTGACCGTGAGATCGACTTCATGACGGCCATGGGCTTTTCTATTCGGACGGTGCTGCACAACAGGGCCGTCATGCTGCTTTGGGCCGCAATCATAGCAATCGTGGTATTGGTGGCGCTGGTGCCAATGTTCCTAGGGTTGTTTCTGGCGCTGCCTGTGTTGGGTCACGCAACGTGGCACATCTACCGCAGAGCACTTTACACACCAACTTGATCCGCCGCGCAAAGCTGTAAGAACGCAGGCATCACCCCTGCGACATGCTCTTTGATCTGGCCGCGTGTGGGTTGGGGCAGGGTGCCAATGACACGCCGGATTTGCAGATCGCCGATCAACAGGGTCAAATACCATTCCGCCGCCTGTTCGTCGCTTGGCGCAGAGATCACCCCTGTCTGGCGCAATGCGGCCATTAGTTGAACAATCCTGGGCAATATCCGATCGCGATTGCCACGCGATATGGCGGCCCCCAGCTTGCCGGTCGCGTCAGAAGCCGCCGCGCGGTTCAGCGCAATCTCGCGCTCGCCCAATAGCAGCCCCAACAACAATCGGCCAATCTGATCGAGCGTATCCTCAGTCCTCACCGAACTGGTAAGCGCCTTCTCCAGTGCCGTTTCGATATCGAGGACATTGGATTTCACGATCTCCAGAAACAGGCGCTGCTTGTCGCCATACCACCGATAGAGCGTTTCGTTCGACGCATTGGCGGCTTTGGCTATGGTGAGCATCGACGCGCCTTCGTACCCACGGCTTCTCATGACATCGAGCGCGGCACTCTCAATCTCGGATCTTCGCTGCTCTTTCAGTTCTGCGCGCATGGCGGCCTCAAATAACTCGGGAATTACCGAACACATCTATACGGAAAAGTAAATATGCCTCAGATGTCGGAGTCGGTCACGGGCGCTGCTATGCGTCGGACTGGGCCTTCTTGATCGCTGTGCCGATCCGGTCGGACATATGATCCATGAACAATCGCAGCTTTGGGTCCTGATGCTTCCGGTGGGCATAAAGAAAACCCAAAGTGACCGGCGAGGGCGGTGTATCTTGACATAGTTCTACCAGCGCGCCGGATGCCAGATGTTGGGCCACCTCATGCCGTGGCTTCAGAATTACTCCGTACCCATCCAACGCCCAGCCGGTCAGAACGTCGCCATCATCGCTTTCAAACGGGCCGGTAACAGCATATTTGCGCGGGCCGTCCGGCGTATTTAGAATCCATTGAAACTCAGGCGCACCCGGATAACGCAGGTTCAGGCAATGGTGGCCATCTGCAATCAGGTCATCGCCGTTTTTCGGGCGGCCCATAACGGCAAGATAATCCGGTGCGGCGCAGACAACCCGCTCCACCTCGGCAAATTGGCGCATCATCAGGTTGCTGTCGCGGGGTTGATCCTGAAACAGGGCCACATCCAGCCCTTCGCTGGTCAGATCGATCTTGCGGTCTGACAGTCGCAACCTGATTTCGACAAGCGGGTACAGTTTTTTGAACCGTGGCACTTCAGGCGCGAGGAACCGCTTCCCGACGCCCAAAGGCGCAGCCACGAAAAGAGTTCCCCGTGGGGAACGCGTCATGTCAGTCACGGCCGCTTCTGCGGCGTCTATCGCCTCAAGAATACGCAGCGCCCCGTCATAGAAGACCCGGCCTTGCTCCGTCGGATGAAGCGAGCGGGTGGTCCGCGAGAACAGGCGCACGCCCAACTGTGTTTCGAGCGTGTTAATCCGAGCCGAGGCGACAGCAGCGGAGATCCGTTGATCGCGCGCCGCAGCGGACATGGAGCCCAAATCATAGACCCTGAGGAAGGTTTTGATGGTCTCGACGTAGCTCACAGGGCGATTATCCAATAATATTTGAAACTGCCGATGATAATTCTCTATTTCCTGTAGGTAATCAACTGTGGTGTCATAGGCGAAACAGCGGGAGAAAGATCATGTATGACTTGGCAATCATGTGGGACTGGTTGGCCTTCGCCGTGCGCTGGCTGCATGTCATCACCGCTATCGCATGGATCGGAAGCTCGTTTTACTTCATTGCGCTCGACCTGGGCCTGAACCGCGATATCGACGGTCCGGCAGATGGCGAGGAATGGCAGGTCCACGG
Above is a window of Litoreibacter janthinus DNA encoding:
- a CDS encoding DUF2189 domain-containing protein → MTQLTEPAASPRPEIGTVTFWELLRALREGWRDFTRAPAYGLFFSAFYVLCGAGLVYWGAGTFTWTLVLALGFPIVAPFAAVGLYEVSRRLEAEEPLTWSSVLSVVWAERGRQLPWIGALLVLIFLFWSFFAHMSLALFLGNMQLINITTSWEVFQSPTGIALIAFQIFVGGVVALMTYTITVVSMPLLLDREIDFMTAMGFSIRTVLHNRAVMLLWAAIIAIVVLVALVPMFLGLFLALPVLGHATWHIYRRALYTPT
- a CDS encoding TetR family transcriptional regulator, yielding MCSVIPELFEAAMRAELKEQRRSEIESAALDVMRSRGYEGASMLTIAKAANASNETLYRWYGDKQRLFLEIVKSNVLDIETALEKALTSSVRTEDTLDQIGRLLLGLLLGEREIALNRAAASDATGKLGAAISRGNRDRILPRIVQLMAALRQTGVISAPSDEQAAEWYLTLLIGDLQIRRVIGTLPQPTRGQIKEHVAGVMPAFLQLCAADQVGV
- a CDS encoding ureidoglycolate lyase — translated: MVIRTQPLTADAFAPYGDVLDCAGTPDKMINEGLCGRFHDRATLDFEDGRAGISVFQAQPRALPYELTLLERHPLGSQAFIPMSFEPFLVIVAQDLGNRPGEIAAFLTAAGQAINFHKGTWHGVLTPLHAPGLFAVVDRIGDGANLEEFRLETPVMIERG
- the puuE gene encoding allantoinase PuuE — translated: MNRYPRDLHGHGAQPPNANWPNGAKIAVQIVLNYEEGGENCVLHGDAASEAFLSEIVGAAHWPGQRHWNMESIYEYGARAGFWRLHRLLKDLPITVYGVATALARSPEQVAAMKGAGWEIASHGLKWVEYKDASPEDERADLEAAVKLHTQVVGEAPRGWYTGRCSANTVRLVAEHGGFDYVADSYADDLPYYVRFDGRDQLVVPYTLDCNDMRFATPQGFNSGDQFEAYLRDSFDALYEEGCDGAPKMLSIGLHCRLIGRPGRVQALKRFLDYVRGHDGVWFATRQQIAQHWLAEHPAAPKTRPTLMDKQTFIDTYGSIFEHSPWVAERAWNLELGPAHDTAEGLWNAMARMFRAASSTERLEVLDAHPDLAGKLAAAKRLTAESTSEQASAGLDALTDEERQAFTDLNEEYVAKHGFPFIIAVRDNTKLSILEAFQRRIHNDSQVEFDEACRQVERIAQLRLKEILP
- the uraH gene encoding hydroxyisourate hydrolase → MLGYLTTHVLDTALGSPAAGLEIMLYRVSGNSHRKIATMVTNADGRTDSPILPEKDFKTGTYELVFKVGAYLDACGTPPEDPRFLDEVPIRFGMSEQSHYHVPLLVSPFGYSTYRGS
- a CDS encoding LysR family transcriptional regulator — translated: MSYVETIKTFLRVYDLGSMSAAARDQRISAAVASARINTLETQLGVRLFSRTTRSLHPTEQGRVFYDGALRILEAIDAAEAAVTDMTRSPRGTLFVAAPLGVGKRFLAPEVPRFKKLYPLVEIRLRLSDRKIDLTSEGLDVALFQDQPRDSNLMMRQFAEVERVVCAAPDYLAVMGRPKNGDDLIADGHHCLNLRYPGAPEFQWILNTPDGPRKYAVTGPFESDDGDVLTGWALDGYGVILKPRHEVAQHLASGALVELCQDTPPSPVTLGFLYAHRKHQDPKLRLFMDHMSDRIGTAIKKAQSDA
- a CDS encoding bifunctional allantoicase/(S)-ureidoglycine aminohydrolase; this translates as MSYALPPAGLPAQSDKLTGTAVFTEAYAFLPAGVMRDIVTSFIPNWSGTRAWIIARPLSGFAETFSQYIVEVAAGGGSDRPENNPEAEAVLFVVEGQLDLSNSAGTHVLQEGGYAYLPAGQGWTLHNRSDAKATFHWVRKRYEAVEGLLAPEAFVTSDAENAPIAMPDTHGAWATTRFVEPTDLRHDMHVNIVTFQPGGLIPFEETHVMEHGLYVLEGTAEYLLNRDWVSVGPGDFMWLRAFCPQACRATGDAPFRYLLYKDVNRHAKLPW